In Deinococcus aquaticus, the sequence ACGCCTTTCTCTCCCAGCAGCTCCATCAGGTGCAAGACATCCTTGAGGCTGCGGCTGAGGCGATCCAGTTTCCAGACCACCACCACATCTCCGGCGCGGAGCTGATCCAGCATCTTGTGCAGCTCAGGACGGTCCCAGCGGCCACCAGAAGCATGTTCGGTAAACACGCGCTCTGCTCCTGCCGTCTTCAATGCACGAAGTTGTGCGGCGGTGTCCTGCTCATTTTGTTTACTGACGCGGGCGTAACCGACTTGCATGGAGCCTCCAGTGTTGCGAAAACGTGTTGCCAGTGTAAATCATTGTGCAACAGAGTTTCGCAAGGCGGGGAGGCTGTCGGGATGGGAGCAGCCAATTCGTTGCGTTATCGGGCGTTTTTGCACGCCTCGTCCCGGATCATTCAGATGGCTCTTCCTCTCTCAGACCTCCGCAAAAGGTTGGCTGACAGGCGGGGCCGAGATCTGGGACTCCCCTCCCCTCCCTCATCCGGCGGGTTCCAGGAAAGTCACGAAGACCTGCACGGCCCTCGACAGCAGTTCAGTGGGCGCGCCCACCACGTCCAGCCGGCGGTCCAGGCCGGGCAGTTCCAGGGGCGGACTGGCCAGCATCCCCGCCGCCACCTCCCGCCGGACGATCAGTTCCGACATGAACGCCGCCCCCAGGCCGCTGATCACCGCCTCCTTGACCGCCTCGCTGCCCGTCAGGGTCAGAACCTCCCGCGTCTGAATGCCCGCTCGCTCCAGCGCAGAGCGCGCCACTTCACGGGTTCCTGATCCCGGCTCCCGCCAGACCAGCCCCAGCCCACTCAGGTGCGCGGCGTTCAGCGCCGAATGCTGGGCCAGCGGATGCTGCGGGGCCAGCACCAGCCGCAGCGTATCCTGGGCGAAAGTGCGCCGGATCAGGTCGGCAGGCAGCGTTCCGGCCACCCCCTCGATCAGTGCCAGCTCACAGGCCCCGTCCAGCAGCGCGGCCAGCACCTCCCCGGTGTTGCCCTGCTGCACGCGCAGGGTGACCCCCGGGAAGCGGGCGTGGTACTGCGCCAGCACCCCCGGCAACAGGGCTGCGGCGATGGTGCTGCTGGCGGCGATGTTCAGCGTGCCTGTTTCCAGGCCGCGCAGATCGGCGGCGTAGCGCGTGGCCCCGGCCAAAGCGCGTTCAACGGCCACCGCGTGCGGCAGCAGGCCCTGGCCCGCCGGGGTCAGCCGGACGCCGTAACGGTGGCGGGTCAGCAGCGGCTCGCCCACCGCCTGCGTCAGCAGCTTGATCTGGCTGGACACGGCGGGCTGCGTCAGGTTCAGTTCGCCCGCCGCCGCACTCAGGTTGCCGTGACGGGCCACCCGCACGAAGGTCAGCAGATGATCGGGGTTCAGGGGCATGATCCAGATATACACCAAATTTGGGTTGCTATAGCGAATGGCTATTTGAGTTTATAAAAAGGCGGGCCTACGCTGACGTCATGATTGCCCACCCTTCCGCACCAGACACTTCCAGAACTGCTGCCAGCGACGTGCTGCGCGGGCTGACCCCCAACTGGTTTACCGCCAGCATGGGCACCGGCATCGTGTCCCTGATGCTGCCCCACCTGCCCCTCCCCGGCACAGCGGCGCTGGGCGAGGGCCTGTGGATCTTGAACATGCTGATCTTCGCCGCGCTGACCGTGCTGTCGCTGGCCCGCATCCTGCTGCACCCGGCAGACAGCCGCGCCACCCTGCTGCACCCGGCCCAGAGCATGTTC encodes:
- a CDS encoding LysR substrate-binding domain-containing protein, with amino-acid sequence MPLNPDHLLTFVRVARHGNLSAAAGELNLTQPAVSSQIKLLTQAVGEPLLTRHRYGVRLTPAGQGLLPHAVAVERALAGATRYAADLRGLETGTLNIAASSTIAAALLPGVLAQYHARFPGVTLRVQQGNTGEVLAALLDGACELALIEGVAGTLPADLIRRTFAQDTLRLVLAPQHPLAQHSALNAAHLSGLGLVWREPGSGTREVARSALERAGIQTREVLTLTGSEAVKEAVISGLGAAFMSELIVRREVAAGMLASPPLELPGLDRRLDVVGAPTELLSRAVQVFVTFLEPAG